The Candidatus Taylorbacteria bacterium genome has a window encoding:
- a CDS encoding NAD(P)H-dependent oxidoreductase — protein sequence MTKKVLVFLGHPNNEKTLCGSFADAYEEGARKAGYEVKRINLGDLKFDPILHKGYKVIQELEPDLKMAQEAWKWADHIALFYPNWFITMPALLKGFFDRVWLPGFAYHFLPGRYSGWQRLLKGRSADVIITMDANPFIERLLFGDFSNEIKNGIMGFAGISPVRVTKVGPMKGINDERHKIWQAKMKKLGSRC from the coding sequence ATGACAAAAAAAGTCCTCGTCTTTCTTGGTCATCCCAACAACGAGAAAACGCTCTGCGGGTCTTTTGCCGATGCCTATGAGGAGGGTGCTCGAAAAGCCGGGTATGAGGTGAAGCGGATTAATTTGGGCGACCTCAAATTTGACCCGATTTTACACAAGGGCTACAAAGTTATTCAGGAGCTTGAGCCGGACTTAAAAATGGCGCAGGAAGCTTGGAAGTGGGCCGACCATATCGCCCTTTTTTATCCAAACTGGTTTATCACCATGCCCGCGCTCCTCAAAGGTTTTTTTGACCGCGTCTGGCTTCCGGGGTTTGCCTACCATTTTCTTCCTGGCCGATATTCGGGCTGGCAGCGGCTTCTTAAGGGACGGAGCGCGGACGTGATTATCACCATGGACGCGAATCCGTTTATCGAGAGACTTTTGTTTGGCGACTTTAGCAATGAAATAAAGAATGGAATCATGGGCTTCGCCGGCATCTCGCCCGTGCGCGTTACCAAGGTTGGTCCGATGAAAGGCATTAATGATGAGCGCCACAAAATATGGCAGGCCAAAATGAAAAAATTAGGGAGCCGGTGTTAG
- a CDS encoding sulfite exporter TauE/SafE family protein, with protein MTAQTQKYTFHVHGMHCNACILMTESELADMPNITHVKSSLKNNSVEVIGDFGNKTPKQIAEELTIPLKSHGYTVSVEKQIKEKKWSDFKIAVPIALGFAVLFVVLQKIGIVSWVGGGNVTYGTAFVIGIIASLSTCMAVVGGLLLSMSATFAKEPIRSLDGHQGQRGEKIKPQLMFHGGRIVAFFILGGVIGALGAVFTLSTSATFTLSLIIGIVMLILGINLLDVFPWAKKLQPSMPKFIAKHAHGVSKLSHTRPNGRGFSVGRALTPLLVGIATFFLPCGFTQSMQLYTLTTGSFLKGGFTMLAFALGTLPVLALISVSSFSIKKSSKAGVFFKSAGLIVILFALFNLINSFVVIGLLPPIFNF; from the coding sequence ATGACTGCTCAAACACAAAAATATACCTTTCATGTGCATGGTATGCACTGCAATGCATGTATTTTGATGACCGAAAGCGAACTAGCCGATATGCCGAACATCACTCACGTTAAATCGAGCCTTAAAAATAACTCAGTAGAAGTAATCGGGGATTTTGGAAATAAAACACCTAAACAAATCGCTGAAGAATTGACTATCCCCCTCAAGTCACACGGCTATACAGTTTCAGTTGAAAAACAAATCAAGGAAAAGAAATGGTCGGACTTTAAAATTGCAGTACCTATTGCGCTCGGATTCGCCGTCTTGTTTGTTGTTTTGCAAAAGATCGGTATCGTTAGTTGGGTGGGTGGGGGGAATGTCACCTACGGCACGGCGTTCGTGATTGGTATCATCGCGTCACTTTCAACCTGCATGGCGGTGGTCGGTGGCCTTCTACTCTCGATGTCCGCCACGTTTGCAAAAGAGCCCATTCGGTCTCTTGATGGCCATCAGGGTCAGCGAGGTGAAAAGATAAAACCTCAACTCATGTTCCATGGCGGACGCATTGTAGCATTCTTCATTCTCGGCGGAGTTATTGGTGCGCTCGGTGCGGTATTTACTCTTAGTACTTCAGCAACTTTTACCCTGAGCTTGATCATCGGAATTGTCATGCTTATTCTCGGAATTAATCTCCTCGATGTATTTCCATGGGCAAAGAAACTTCAGCCGTCGATGCCTAAATTTATCGCAAAGCATGCTCACGGAGTCTCAAAGTTGAGTCACACCCGCCCGAACGGCCGAGGATTCTCGGTCGGGCGGGCCCTTACGCCTCTACTTGTCGGTATAGCGACCTTCTTCTTGCCATGCGGGTTCACGCAGTCCATGCAACTCTATACCCTCACGACTGGGAGTTTCTTAAAAGGTGGCTTCACCATGCTCGCTTTCGCCTTGGGGACTTTGCCAGTTCTTGCATTGATTAGCGTCAGTTCATTCAGCATTAAAAAAAGTTCAAAAGCGGGAGTTTTTTTCAAGTCCGCTGGACTCATTGTGATTCTGTTTGCGTTATTTAATCTGATTAACAGCTTTGTAGTGATAGGGCTTCTTCCGCCGATTTTTAATTTTTAG
- a CDS encoding class I SAM-dependent methyltransferase, with protein sequence MDTSWGKVGDWYHDLLQREGTYQSDVILPNILRLLDIKEGTVLLDLACGEGFFAREFAKKKAKVIGVDIAPELIQIAKKNSPSSIEFFARSADDLSPLSDGSVDTITIILAIQNIENAQGVFDECGRVLKKGGKIFLVLNHPAFRIPKKSSWGYEEEVKVQYRRVDAYLSEVKAQMDMEPGKKNGKKTVSFHRPLQTYFKLLTKAGFVVSRLEEWTGNAKSEPGARMEAENRARKEFPLFMMIEGVKLGANL encoded by the coding sequence ATGGACACTTCTTGGGGAAAAGTGGGTGATTGGTATCACGATTTGTTGCAGAGAGAAGGTACATACCAGAGTGATGTTATCTTGCCGAACATTCTTCGGCTTCTCGATATCAAAGAGGGCACTGTTTTGCTAGACCTTGCCTGCGGTGAAGGATTTTTTGCTCGCGAGTTTGCTAAGAAGAAAGCCAAAGTAATCGGTGTTGATATTGCGCCCGAACTTATTCAAATCGCTAAGAAGAATTCACCGAGTTCTATAGAATTTTTCGCAAGGTCTGCAGATGACCTTTCACCGCTCTCGGATGGCTCGGTAGATACAATCACGATTATTTTGGCAATTCAAAATATTGAAAATGCGCAGGGCGTTTTTGACGAGTGCGGAAGGGTGTTAAAAAAGGGCGGCAAAATTTTTCTTGTTTTGAACCACCCCGCTTTCCGGATTCCCAAAAAATCGAGCTGGGGGTATGAAGAAGAGGTGAAAGTGCAATATCGGAGAGTGGATGCTTATCTGTCGGAAGTGAAAGCGCAGATGGACATGGAGCCCGGCAAAAAAAACGGCAAAAAGACAGTCTCATTTCATCGCCCTTTACAAACCTATTTCAAATTATTGACGAAAGCCGGATTTGTCGTCTCCCGGCTTGAAGAATGGACGGGGAATGCGAAGAGCGAGCCCGGGGCGCGAATGGAAGCCGAGAACCGCGCGCGAAAAGAATTTCCCCTTTTTATGATGATTGAAGGAGTTAAATTAGGAGCTAATTTATAA
- a CDS encoding metal-sensitive transcriptional regulator — MKKDIKERAMKRLKIVEGQVRGLQTMLEEDAYCIDVITQTSAVKQALSGIEDALMENHLGTCVVHQMKKSKEKKAVDEILKVYRLKRK, encoded by the coding sequence ATGAAAAAAGATATAAAAGAGAGGGCAATGAAACGACTCAAAATAGTTGAAGGTCAGGTCAGGGGATTGCAGACCATGCTCGAAGAAGACGCATATTGTATCGATGTTATAACTCAAACATCCGCGGTCAAGCAGGCTCTTTCCGGCATCGAGGATGCCCTCATGGAGAATCATTTAGGGACATGTGTAGTTCACCAGATGAAAAAGAGCAAGGAAAAAAAGGCTGTAGATGAAATTCTTAAAGTGTATCGCCTCAAGCGCAAATAA
- a CDS encoding SIS domain-containing protein, protein MEEAIQKFAKQFTFEPEIVNAESLKLARKFLVCGLGGSHLAVGLLKMREPSMDIFIHRDYGLPGLLDADLKERFCIASSYSGNTEETLDFAEKAFEKGLQIAVIATGGKLIDFAKKHELPYIVIPSTGIQPRMALGYALKSLVKLMGREALNDELTSLSRILKPESLRKSGEELALSFEGKVPVIYTSNSNKEIAYNWKIKFNETGKIPAFFNVFPELNHNEMTGFDVIPSTKELSSKFHFFFIEDASDHPNILKRMKICRELFEKRGLPVTMMVLAGSATFEKVFNSLTLADWTAYYTALHYGAEPEQVPMVEEFKKMMR, encoded by the coding sequence ATGGAAGAAGCTATCCAAAAATTTGCAAAGCAGTTTACGTTTGAGCCGGAAATTGTAAATGCCGAGTCTCTCAAGCTTGCCAGAAAATTTTTGGTATGTGGCTTGGGCGGGTCGCACTTGGCGGTGGGGCTTCTCAAAATGAGAGAGCCCAGCATGGATATTTTTATTCATCGCGACTATGGTCTTCCAGGGCTTCTCGATGCTGACCTAAAGGAGAGGTTCTGCATCGCTTCTTCATATTCCGGCAATACCGAAGAGACTCTTGATTTTGCGGAAAAAGCCTTCGAGAAGGGTCTTCAAATCGCGGTGATAGCGACCGGCGGAAAACTTATCGATTTTGCAAAGAAACATGAGCTTCCGTACATCGTCATTCCCTCTACCGGTATTCAGCCCCGAATGGCCCTGGGATATGCGCTCAAGTCGCTTGTGAAATTGATGGGGCGGGAGGCTTTAAACGATGAGCTCACCTCACTTTCTCGAATTTTAAAGCCAGAAAGCCTTCGAAAGTCTGGAGAGGAGCTCGCTCTGAGCTTTGAAGGAAAAGTGCCAGTTATCTATACGTCCAATTCGAACAAAGAGATTGCTTACAACTGGAAAATAAAATTTAATGAAACAGGAAAAATTCCCGCATTTTTTAATGTGTTTCCCGAGCTCAATCACAACGAGATGACCGGATTCGACGTCATTCCGTCCACAAAAGAGCTCTCGTCGAAATTCCATTTTTTTTTCATCGAAGACGCGTCGGATCATCCGAACATTTTGAAACGCATGAAAATATGTCGAGAACTCTTCGAAAAAAGAGGATTGCCTGTCACTATGATGGTTCTTGCCGGTAGCGCCACTTTTGAGAAGGTCTTCAATTCCTTGACTCTTGCCGACTGGACAGCATATTATACCGCTCTCCATTATGGAGCCGAACCGGAACAAGTACCTATGGTGGAGGAGTTTAAAAAAATGATGCGTTAA
- a CDS encoding heavy metal translocating P-type ATPase, with amino-acid sequence MNEAKTYKVKGMHCASCAGIIEKTFRKTEGVHSAEANYGTEAVKVAFDESKTNAHDLSQKIEKLGYSLVLEGEDTSTMPSASEMGMPPNEHAEHLGLNQSKKEKLAEVTRQKFLVISAIPIAVIAIFVMGWDILSQYGSLGEMGLTVREFFHHLLPLMATYMLLVVGKPYLLGLYRFLRFGKANMDTLIGIGTVVAYLYSFTVTAFEETLRPFINVDYQYYDVTIVVITFIALGKYLEARSKIKTGDAIEKLLNLQAKTALVVREGKEVEISVNEVKHGDLIIIKPGAKIPVDGVIIEGGSFVDESMVTGEPMPAQKKIGESVVAGTINTSGSFTFKATKVGSETLLAQIIKMVEDAQGSKAPIQALADKISSVFVPIVLVIAFLTLGTWLIVGSQYLGFSQALSFGLVSFVGILVIACPCALGLATPTAIIVGVGKGAKEGILIKDAATLEKLHKVDTVIVDKTGTITIGKPTLVDIQNLSDQKNEELVSILASLEKKSEHPIAHAIVNYAKEKNIPIRDVSNFESLPGKGIKGTIEGTEYYVGNAKLVSDLKISFEPTKLNEFTSQGKTPVILATKDKVLGFVTVADEIKTESVEAVKNLHALGIKVVMLTGDDEKAAKYMGSLVGIDDVIAHVLPQDKLAKIKELQSQGHVVAMAGDGVNDAPALAQADVGIAMGTGTDVAIESAGIALLGGDISKLAKAIKLSKITMRGIKQNLFWAFFYNIVGIPLAAGVFYPIFGWLLNPVFAGFAMAMSSVSVVSNSLRIKAKKL; translated from the coding sequence ATGAATGAAGCCAAGACGTACAAAGTAAAAGGAATGCATTGCGCCTCGTGCGCCGGCATTATCGAAAAAACTTTCAGAAAGACGGAAGGTGTTCATTCTGCCGAAGCGAACTACGGCACCGAAGCGGTGAAGGTCGCCTTTGATGAATCGAAGACAAATGCCCATGACCTTTCCCAAAAAATAGAAAAATTAGGGTATTCTCTTGTTTTGGAAGGGGAAGATACTTCGACGATGCCGAGCGCGAGCGAGATGGGAATGCCCCCAAATGAGCATGCCGAACATCTTGGTTTGAATCAGTCCAAGAAGGAAAAACTTGCCGAAGTTACGCGCCAAAAGTTTTTAGTTATTTCAGCCATTCCGATTGCCGTTATCGCCATCTTTGTTATGGGTTGGGATATTCTTTCTCAATATGGGTCTCTCGGAGAAATGGGTCTTACTGTCAGGGAATTTTTTCATCATCTTTTGCCACTCATGGCGACTTACATGCTTTTAGTGGTGGGCAAGCCCTATCTACTTGGCCTCTATCGCTTCTTGCGCTTTGGCAAGGCAAATATGGACACTCTCATCGGTATTGGAACCGTCGTCGCATATTTATACAGTTTCACTGTCACAGCATTTGAGGAAACCCTGCGACCTTTTATAAATGTGGACTATCAATACTATGATGTGACGATTGTTGTTATTACTTTTATTGCGCTTGGTAAATATCTTGAAGCACGCTCAAAAATAAAAACAGGTGACGCTATAGAAAAACTTCTCAATCTTCAGGCAAAGACTGCGCTTGTTGTCCGCGAAGGTAAAGAAGTGGAGATTTCAGTAAACGAGGTGAAGCATGGAGATTTGATTATCATTAAGCCCGGTGCAAAAATTCCGGTTGATGGAGTTATTATCGAAGGAGGATCTTTCGTTGATGAGTCAATGGTTACCGGCGAACCGATGCCTGCGCAAAAAAAGATTGGAGAAAGTGTTGTGGCAGGAACAATAAACACAAGTGGGTCATTCACGTTCAAAGCCACGAAAGTTGGCTCCGAGACACTGCTCGCGCAAATTATTAAAATGGTTGAGGATGCGCAGGGAAGCAAAGCGCCGATTCAAGCCTTGGCGGACAAGATTTCATCCGTGTTTGTGCCAATCGTGCTCGTCATTGCGTTTCTGACCCTCGGCACATGGCTTATTGTCGGTTCCCAATATCTTGGATTTTCTCAAGCCCTATCATTTGGTCTCGTTTCATTTGTGGGCATTTTGGTTATTGCTTGCCCATGTGCTCTTGGATTGGCCACTCCGACAGCGATTATCGTAGGAGTTGGTAAAGGTGCCAAAGAAGGAATTCTTATCAAAGATGCCGCGACTCTAGAAAAACTCCACAAAGTTGATACAGTCATTGTAGATAAGACAGGGACGATTACGATTGGAAAACCGACACTGGTTGATATACAAAATTTATCAGATCAAAAAAACGAAGAACTTGTATCGATTCTTGCATCGCTTGAAAAAAAGTCAGAACACCCGATTGCGCATGCGATTGTAAATTACGCGAAAGAAAAAAATATCCCTATCCGTGATGTCTCGAATTTTGAAAGTCTCCCAGGTAAAGGAATTAAAGGGACAATTGAGGGCACGGAATATTATGTCGGGAATGCGAAACTGGTAAGTGATCTCAAGATTTCCTTTGAACCTACAAAATTAAATGAATTTACTTCACAAGGTAAAACACCAGTCATTCTTGCGACAAAAGATAAAGTGCTCGGTTTTGTTACGGTCGCTGATGAGATAAAAACAGAGTCAGTCGAGGCGGTAAAAAATCTTCACGCACTTGGAATCAAGGTGGTCATGCTCACTGGAGATGATGAGAAGGCTGCGAAGTATATGGGGTCACTTGTTGGAATCGATGACGTGATTGCCCACGTCTTGCCACAAGACAAATTAGCAAAGATAAAGGAACTTCAGTCGCAGGGACATGTAGTCGCAATGGCAGGTGATGGCGTGAATGATGCTCCGGCACTGGCGCAGGCCGATGTAGGTATTGCTATGGGGACGGGGACTGATGTAGCGATAGAATCGGCAGGCATCGCTTTGCTCGGTGGAGATATTTCAAAGCTCGCCAAAGCAATCAAACTCTCAAAGATTACCATGCGTGGCATCAAGCAGAATCTCTTTTGGGCGTTCTTCTACAACATTGTCGGAATTCCGCTTGCCGCTGGAGTTTTCTACCCCATCTTTGGCTGGCTCTTGAACCCAGTTTTTGCTGGTTTTGCGATGGCGATGTCCTCCGTATCTGTAGTTTCGAACTCACTAAGAATTAAGGCTAAAAAACTATAA
- the ychF gene encoding redox-regulated ATPase YchF — translation MSLSIGIVGLPNVGKSTLFNALTRKSVLVANYPFATIDPSVGVVAVPDERLWKLSEFSKSAKTIPAVLEFVDIAGLVKGASDGEGLGNQFLSNIRETDAIAEVVRIFDDENIIHVDGKINPLKDIEVVNLELILADLQTVSKRSGSLGKDVKAGKKEAIIEGKLIEKLIAMLEAGKLASEVTVDEFEKPFLKSLHLLTAKPFLYVLNKKAGGTNLDERHNANPQMNANATNGGKDTRWEELMDFFNKTGAKYVIVDAGIEHELKDIEDKDKKELREGLGSKDDGIDNLIKKGYELLNLITYFTTGEDETRAWTIKRGWTAPEAGTAIHGDFKDKFIRAEVIEWDKLLEAGSSPERTEDGSSVRAGYASAREKGLVRTEGKEYVVKDGDVIEFKI, via the coding sequence ATGTCATTAAGTATAGGAATCGTGGGACTCCCAAACGTCGGTAAGTCGACTCTGTTCAACGCGCTGACGCGGAAGAGCGTTCTTGTTGCCAATTATCCTTTTGCGACCATCGACCCTTCGGTGGGCGTTGTTGCTGTTCCGGATGAGAGGTTGTGGAAACTTTCGGAATTTAGCAAATCGGCAAAGACGATTCCTGCCGTACTTGAGTTCGTGGATATTGCCGGATTGGTGAAAGGAGCGTCGGATGGAGAGGGGCTCGGCAATCAATTCCTTTCCAATATTAGAGAGACTGATGCGATTGCGGAGGTAGTGCGGATTTTTGATGATGAAAATATTATCCACGTGGATGGGAAAATTAATCCACTAAAGGACATTGAAGTTGTAAATCTCGAACTCATTCTCGCCGACCTTCAGACGGTTAGCAAAAGAAGCGGAAGTCTGGGCAAGGATGTGAAGGCGGGGAAGAAAGAGGCGATTATCGAGGGGAAACTTATCGAGAAATTGATTGCCATGCTCGAGGCTGGCAAGCTGGCTTCGGAAGTTACAGTGGACGAATTTGAAAAACCGTTTTTAAAGTCTCTCCATCTTTTGACCGCTAAGCCGTTTCTCTATGTTTTGAATAAAAAAGCCGGAGGTACTAACTTGGATGAGAGGCATAATGCAAATCCACAAATGAATGCGAATGCCACGAATGGGGGAAAAGACACGAGATGGGAGGAGCTTATGGATTTTTTTAATAAAACGGGAGCAAAATATGTAATAGTTGATGCGGGAATTGAGCATGAACTCAAGGATATTGAAGACAAAGACAAAAAAGAACTTCGGGAAGGACTTGGCTCAAAAGATGACGGCATTGATAATTTAATTAAAAAAGGCTACGAACTTTTGAATCTCATCACCTATTTCACGACTGGCGAGGACGAGACGCGAGCGTGGACCATAAAGCGGGGTTGGACAGCACCCGAGGCAGGTACTGCAATTCACGGCGATTTCAAAGATAAATTTATTCGCGCCGAGGTTATTGAATGGGACAAGCTTCTCGAAGCCGGTTCCTCGCCCGAACGTACCGAGGACGGTAGTTCGGTACGGGCGGGATATGCATCAGCCCGAGAAAAAGGACTGGTCCGAACGGAAGGTAAGGAATATGTGGTCAAAGACGGGGATGTGATTGAATTTAAAATATAA
- a CDS encoding cupredoxin domain-containing protein, giving the protein MKPLLISLVLSGAIIGGSFWVTSGSSRPSRAIPENNVSIVDGKQIIEIWAKGGYQPRKSTAKAGIPTILRFNTNGTFDCSSSVRIPSMNVSKSLPQSGSTDIDIGLGILGTLQGSCGMGMYPFEVEFQS; this is encoded by the coding sequence ATGAAACCACTACTCATTTCACTCGTGCTTTCAGGTGCTATTATTGGAGGTTCTTTTTGGGTAACCAGTGGAAGTTCTCGGCCATCTCGCGCTATTCCCGAAAATAATGTAAGCATTGTTGATGGCAAGCAGATTATAGAAATATGGGCTAAAGGGGGATATCAGCCGAGAAAAAGTACTGCCAAGGCGGGCATCCCGACGATTTTGAGATTTAACACGAATGGCACATTTGACTGTTCATCGTCAGTTCGCATTCCAAGCATGAATGTAAGTAAATCGCTTCCACAATCAGGAAGCACGGATATTGATATTGGGTTAGGCATACTCGGAACTCTCCAAGGAAGCTGTGGAATGGGGATGTACCCATTTGAAGTTGAGTTTCAAAGTTAA
- a CDS encoding cyclase family protein, translating into MKIIDISLPLDKHTLIYPGNVALTVEAHATMPGSATHLSKITMGSHTGTHVDAPSHAILGAKTLDQIPLETLVGPCKVLDFTSSAGAIKIQELKKKGVKAGERILAKTQNSLIGFKVFREDYVYLDGDAADYLAELGIALFGIDYLSIKQRGSSDHRPHTSLLSKNIPIIEGLNLKDVEEGVYELFCLPLKFIGLEGAPARVILLDKKN; encoded by the coding sequence ATGAAAATCATCGATATTTCACTTCCATTGGACAAACACACCCTGATTTACCCCGGGAATGTCGCTCTTACTGTCGAGGCTCATGCGACGATGCCTGGGTCTGCGACGCATCTCTCCAAAATCACAATGGGCTCGCACACCGGCACTCACGTCGACGCTCCGTCGCACGCAATACTGGGTGCAAAGACGCTTGACCAGATTCCGCTTGAAACATTGGTCGGGCCGTGTAAAGTATTGGATTTTACGAGTTCCGCGGGAGCGATTAAAATTCAGGAGCTTAAAAAGAAGGGGGTAAAAGCGGGTGAGCGCATTCTCGCAAAAACACAAAATTCTTTGATTGGTTTCAAAGTTTTCCGCGAAGACTACGTGTATCTTGACGGAGATGCCGCGGATTATCTTGCAGAGCTTGGAATCGCACTTTTCGGCATTGATTATCTTTCGATTAAACAGCGTGGGAGCTCGGACCATCGTCCCCATACGTCGCTTCTTTCAAAAAATATTCCCATTATCGAAGGGCTGAATCTCAAAGATGTCGAAGAAGGGGTGTACGAGCTTTTTTGTCTTCCGCTCAAATTTATCGGGCTCGAAGGAGCTCCGGCTCGCGTGATTCTTTTAGACAAGAAAAATTAA
- a CDS encoding CAP domain-containing protein, translated as MKKAIKKKKIIYISVAIVAVVILFFPIGESFLGTRVSNVEKITGDFLDSIIPEKIANPAPLKFFGGSFDSKLSRDGVLLYTNNERVAGGILPLKINTKLNSAAEKKLDEMFAEQFFAHISPEGIGAPELAKSAGYDYIAIGENLALGNFANDSALVAAWMASPGHRANILTKRFEDIGIAVRKGTFEGKTAWLAVQTFGVPASSCISIDTSLKRKIEDNKARLTVLEQDLEAKKNALDVSEPKSGKEYNAKVTGYNAVVNEYNTLVKNTQTLIASYNAEVREYNKCAEGV; from the coding sequence ATGAAGAAAGCTATAAAGAAAAAAAAGATTATCTACATCTCTGTCGCAATTGTTGCTGTCGTCATTTTATTTTTCCCCATTGGCGAGTCGTTTCTGGGGACGAGAGTGAGCAATGTCGAGAAAATAACGGGGGATTTTTTGGACTCTATCATTCCGGAGAAGATTGCCAACCCCGCTCCTTTGAAATTTTTTGGGGGGTCATTTGATTCCAAACTTTCGAGGGACGGCGTTCTTTTATACACCAACAATGAAAGAGTGGCTGGCGGAATTTTACCGCTTAAAATCAATACTAAACTCAATAGTGCCGCAGAGAAAAAACTTGACGAAATGTTTGCCGAGCAGTTTTTCGCTCACATTTCACCGGAGGGAATCGGCGCGCCGGAGTTGGCGAAAAGCGCCGGCTATGACTATATTGCAATCGGAGAGAATCTCGCCCTCGGGAATTTCGCTAACGATAGCGCGCTTGTGGCGGCATGGATGGCAAGCCCCGGGCACAGAGCAAATATCCTCACAAAACGCTTTGAGGACATAGGCATTGCGGTCAGAAAAGGCACATTCGAGGGAAAAACTGCCTGGCTTGCCGTGCAGACTTTCGGAGTTCCGGCTTCTTCTTGCATATCCATCGATACGAGCCTAAAGCGGAAAATTGAAGATAATAAGGCCCGTCTTACTGTTCTTGAGCAAGATTTGGAAGCGAAAAAAAATGCGCTCGATGTCTCCGAGCCAAAATCGGGAAAAGAGTATAACGCAAAAGTTACGGGGTACAATGCCGTCGTGAATGAATACAATACGCTAGTGAAAAACACGCAGACCCTTATTGCATCCTACAATGCCGAAGTCAGGGAATATAATAAATGCGCGGAAGGAGTCTGA
- a CDS encoding DUF305 domain-containing protein: protein MNNNQNNKMLFGIGGIVLGLLLATVFTPIMRYEGMMFRGNTNYSPRTVSISSIDQHFIEQMIPHHEGAIAMANLALLKATHPELKTLSKAILTAQTAENQEMRSWYKDWFGTNVSEQGTTFSGGMMSGSGMHMGSTQDIDALKNAPDFDKEFIEQMIPHHQMAIMMARMLEYGTERPEMLQLAKNIQSSQSQEIQQMQTWYREWYK from the coding sequence ATGAACAACAATCAAAACAACAAAATGCTATTCGGAATCGGGGGAATTGTGTTAGGACTTCTTCTTGCTACAGTCTTCACGCCCATTATGAGGTACGAAGGAATGATGTTCCGAGGAAACACGAATTATTCTCCAAGAACAGTTAGTATCAGTTCGATAGACCAGCACTTCATTGAGCAGATGATACCGCACCATGAAGGGGCCATTGCTATGGCGAATCTCGCGCTTTTAAAAGCAACACATCCAGAGTTAAAAACACTTTCAAAGGCGATACTTACAGCGCAGACAGCAGAAAATCAGGAAATGCGTTCTTGGTACAAGGACTGGTTTGGAACAAACGTGTCGGAGCAGGGCACTACATTTTCCGGTGGAATGATGTCAGGAAGCGGTATGCATATGGGAAGTACTCAGGATATTGACGCGTTAAAAAATGCACCCGATTTTGACAAAGAATTTATCGAGCAAATGATTCCTCATCACCAGATGGCAATTATGATGGCTCGTATGCTTGAATACGGAACAGAGCGTCCAGAAATGCTACAGCTCGCAAAGAATATCCAGAGTTCTCAGTCACAGGAAATCCAGCAAATGCAGACGTGGTATCGAGAGTGGTATAAGTAA
- a CDS encoding Gmad2 immunoglobulin-like domain-containing protein: MSKRTKIILIVILILVIGGVFIYKNNSKVVFRSFEECAKAGNIILESYPRMCRGSDGTLFVEKVTPIPTPMGDKSNLIRVSNPKVDEIISSPFLIEGEARGNWFFEGSFSGELLDEGGKRISTFIAEAQGEWMTTEFVPFKSTLEFKNPWTQKGTLIFHKDNPSDKRELDDELRVPVKFATTSTSH, from the coding sequence ATGTCAAAAAGAACCAAAATTATATTGATTGTGATCCTCATCCTCGTAATCGGAGGTGTTTTCATCTACAAAAACAACTCCAAAGTCGTTTTTCGTAGCTTTGAAGAGTGCGCAAAAGCCGGAAATATTATTCTCGAGAGCTACCCCCGCATGTGCCGGGGAAGCGACGGCACGTTGTTCGTCGAGAAAGTGACTCCGATTCCGACGCCCATGGGGGACAAATCAAATCTGATTCGTGTAAGCAATCCAAAAGTGGACGAAATTATTTCAAGCCCGTTTCTTATAGAAGGAGAGGCGAGAGGGAATTGGTTTTTTGAAGGTAGTTTTAGCGGAGAGCTTCTGGATGAGGGCGGTAAACGTATTTCGACTTTTATAGCGGAAGCGCAAGGCGAATGGATGACCACGGAATTTGTGCCATTCAAGTCTACTTTAGAATTTAAGAATCCGTGGACGCAAAAGGGCACTCTCATCTTCCACAAAGACAATCCATCGGACAAAAGGGAATTGGATGACGAGCTTCGAGTTCCAGTAAAATTTGCCACAACTTCTACCTCTCATTAA